A region of Jonquetella anthropi DSM 22815 DNA encodes the following proteins:
- a CDS encoding dipeptidase, giving the protein MKLGTVSKSLILATALSALATAAIACTPMGVGKNASADGSVMVSHTCDGWYDQRIQIVKGGKHKPGTMLEIWGDPCVATRPDKPQVKMGVIPQAPETYTYFNVGYPFMNEKGVVMGEFTWSGRDEVASPKGMFYIANLEQLGLARAATAKEAVKVMGKMAEKYGYCDGGETLIVGDGNEAWVFEVCGGGLLWTPESGKPGAHWVATRIPDDGFFVGANRARTQVVDFNDKENVMTSTDLTALPEEMGWWKKGTPFNFEKIFNPEPYGYPFYQSRREWRALSLVAPSKKWELRDDHSQYPMFVTPDKKLTVQDLMKIYGDHLEGTPYDLTKDKAAGPFGNPTRWQVAKDQKPKGREGEDWERSIALFRCSYSFISQSRADLPEPVSTVLWFGEDAPDTTVYVPIYCGVTTIPAPWTRGDRAKFDRNSAWWAFNLVNNWANLRWDAMFKDIQAKRATYESKFFADQGKVEAEAVRLYKSSPKKAVQYLTDYTCKSLNTVEKGWWDYAFELIGKYYDGGMIGEKGNFVVLGYPQEYLKSVDFGGTSVKDQKTLAK; this is encoded by the coding sequence ATGAAACTTGGAACAGTTTCAAAATCGCTGATTCTGGCAACAGCTCTTTCTGCTTTGGCAACAGCGGCTATCGCGTGCACGCCGATGGGCGTGGGCAAGAACGCTTCCGCCGACGGGTCCGTCATGGTTTCTCACACCTGTGACGGCTGGTACGACCAGCGGATCCAGATCGTCAAGGGCGGCAAACACAAACCCGGCACGATGCTTGAGATCTGGGGCGACCCCTGCGTGGCGACCCGCCCCGACAAGCCGCAGGTCAAGATGGGCGTCATTCCCCAGGCCCCTGAGACGTACACGTACTTTAACGTTGGGTACCCCTTCATGAACGAGAAGGGCGTCGTCATGGGCGAGTTCACGTGGAGCGGCCGGGACGAAGTCGCTTCGCCCAAGGGCATGTTCTACATCGCCAACCTGGAGCAGCTGGGCCTGGCCCGTGCCGCGACGGCGAAAGAGGCCGTGAAGGTCATGGGAAAGATGGCCGAGAAGTACGGGTACTGTGACGGCGGCGAGACGCTGATCGTCGGCGACGGAAACGAAGCGTGGGTTTTCGAAGTCTGCGGCGGCGGTCTGCTCTGGACTCCTGAGAGCGGCAAGCCGGGCGCTCACTGGGTTGCTACCCGCATCCCCGATGACGGATTCTTCGTCGGCGCCAACCGGGCTCGCACTCAGGTCGTCGACTTTAACGACAAAGAGAACGTGATGACCTCCACCGACCTGACGGCTCTGCCCGAGGAAATGGGCTGGTGGAAGAAGGGCACTCCGTTCAACTTTGAGAAGATTTTCAACCCCGAACCTTACGGCTATCCGTTCTATCAGTCCCGCCGGGAGTGGCGCGCCCTGTCTCTGGTTGCTCCTTCCAAGAAGTGGGAGCTTCGGGACGACCACAGCCAGTATCCGATGTTCGTGACCCCGGACAAGAAGCTCACCGTTCAGGACCTGATGAAGATTTACGGCGACCATCTGGAAGGCACTCCGTATGACCTGACCAAGGACAAGGCCGCCGGTCCCTTCGGCAACCCGACCCGCTGGCAGGTTGCCAAGGACCAGAAGCCGAAGGGCCGGGAAGGCGAAGACTGGGAGCGCAGCATCGCCCTGTTCCGCTGCTCCTACAGCTTCATCTCCCAGAGCCGTGCGGATCTGCCCGAGCCGGTCAGCACCGTGCTGTGGTTCGGCGAGGACGCTCCTGATACGACCGTGTACGTGCCGATTTACTGCGGCGTCACGACGATTCCTGCGCCTTGGACGAGAGGCGACCGGGCGAAATTCGACCGGAACAGCGCTTGGTGGGCTTTCAACCTTGTAAACAACTGGGCTAACCTTCGTTGGGACGCCATGTTCAAGGACATTCAGGCGAAGAGAGCGACCTATGAGAGCAAGTTCTTCGCTGATCAGGGCAAGGTTGAGGCGGAAGCCGTTCGGCTCTACAAGAGTAGCCCGAAGAAGGCCGTTCAGTATCTGACCGATTACACCTGCAAGTCGCTGAACACGGTGGAAAAGGGCTGGTGGGATTACGCCTTTGAGCTGATCGGCAAGTACTACGACGGCGGCATGATCGGCGAGAAGGGCAACTTCGTCGTTCTCGGCTACCCGCAGGAATATCTGAAGTCCGTCGACTTTGGCGGCACCTCTGTCAAGGATCAGAAGACCCTGGCAAAGTAA